The DNA region AACTGATTTCATCTGAAGAGAGTTTAAATCCAACAGGACTGACCTGGACAAAAACATGACcattattcttttgttttggtaGCCAACATGGCTATCATAATGTTTATGACATCATGTGAAAATGATCAAGTACAATGTAGCTAATTACAGGTTTTCACTTCACATTCAAGTTGCactgtaaaaattaaacaaggTAGCCTGTTGGGTGCATGATATAATCATGTTCAGAGTTTTCAATGTTTAAAGGCCAATGTAGCCTTCATCATTGATATTTTTGACTcatcctttttaattttcatcttttttcaaataagaaaattattctaGAAGATGACAATTAATGGTTAAACATGAGCAACCTTCTCAGCTTTCTCTATCAAAGAGTGCACAAGCGACTATTAATCTTGAAGAGTTCTCAAATAAACTTACCAGTGCAGCTCTAAGAGGTACAATTAGTTTTGGTAGAATTGGTAATGTTCGAGATGTAGCATCATCAATTTCAAGCATTTCTCTGAATCCTTCACGTGCAACAAATGTATAAGGATGTTTGGTCTCTCTGAGAccctacaaaaacaaaagttttagCCTGGTTAACACATAAGATCACTACCTATTGACATCAACCATCACCTAAGTCCACTAAAAGAAATACTGAGATACAAGTATAATTTGTGTCCCATTCAGtcaccagcaaaacatgtttaatCAAACCAGGTTCAACTGAATGAAAGGAAGACTGATAGTTGCATTTTACAAAGGGTTTAATGAATCACTAGATCACATGTACACTGCACAACCTGTTATTACAAAGAAAACCTTGCATTGTATCTTTAGGCTTTGACATTAATTGTAAGAGTACacatctaaaaaaaatattctgtttttcaaagaaaaccttGCATTGTATCTTTAGGCTTTGACATTAATTGTAAGAGTACacatctaaaaaaaatattctgtttttcaaagaaaaccttGCATTGTATCTTTAGGCTTTGACATTAATTGTAAGAGTACacatctaaaaaaaatattctgtttttcaaagaaaaccttGCATTGTATCTTTAGGCTTTGACATTAATTGTAAGAGTACacatctaaaaaaaatattctgtaGCATACTGGTGTGAAACAATTCATATTTATCTAACACTAAGTAAtctaaaactaaaattttctgATCTCTCTCCTGTAACTTCCTCGCAAGTCTTTTGAGCCTAAAGTTGTACAATATTGCTGTCACTCACCTCTGCTAATGTAATTAACACAGGATCAAATGGCAGGTTATCAGGAGAAGTACTCCACTGAAGTTTGTGTTTCACAGAGCCATGAACCAacctttgaaaataataattgtgAGCAAGACAACTCAAGATCACAACAGCTTGTTGTGTTGGCCCAAACATTACACACTCACTAAGAAAATTGTTTGATTACATTGTACCCATCCCACCTTAAGTTAATAAACTCCATAGTTGTGGTCTCTTTTGTAGCACCTTAATGAAGTTTAACTGagtaagaaaaaatatcacgGTCTTGTCTACAAGTACAGAGATAGAAAAGAGAAAGCCATAAAAAAGTTGCGATTCATTTGCACACAATGCTAACACTGATGACTTTCCATCTCCTCTGCCTAGCCTTACATGCACATACAGCCACTTACTCCTACATCTACAGGTTTGTTTAAGAGTACTTCAAGCAGGTTAGCTTCAGTATTTACTGCTCAGGGTTTTCTGTCTGGTTAAATTATTAATCCAAGATGCAGCTAAGAGGACATAAGATCAATTCTGATTAAAAATAGACTCTATGTTgccatgcatttttttctgtaatagaTACAGTAAAATGCGgtaagcacaaaaaaaagtggcacaggggctgcagctgagtgtgtcaccaATTTCCTTACCACATTAttatgtcttctgtgatctactGCTGAACAGACCCACAACaaaatgaaatctatttgttttatatattaaTAAGGAAATAAGATACTGTCGATGATGACATTATTTTTGCATCTAACCTCTGAAAGATCATAAgtaacaaccaaaaaaaagcaGGCATAATTCAGCTATTTATATAATGCCAAAAGCTAACACTGTATAGTTTTCAGCATTGTCTATCTATTTCAAAATTGATAGAAaacctttggttttgtttgaacATCACACTGCTCAGGATCCAACAAACAATATTAGAAgttaaatacttttaatgcACTAAtaatatatatgaaaaattaCGCATTTCCCTTAGGttgaaaatgagtgcatttttcatgtaacacaagtgcaaaatTATAGCACAAGTACAAATTATAGCACACACACCCTGTTGAAATTCTATCTGTCTTGcctttctgtgatgctttttctTGTGAATTACTTAtaaataataacatgatttctcatgaAATTTGGGGGACTTATTAATAAGGATAATAACATGATTACAAGTACAATTTGGTATTAATAAGTAcaagtaaatatttcaaagactacaaatagCACTGGCCCTTCAAATAATAAGCCCTCTCTCTAATACCAAGCCAAGATAATATGggtatttttaactttaaaatgcaTGTGATCACAGACTTCAGTTAACTGTCCGACATGTAGATCAGTCTTTCAATCAGACGCTAATGAAAGAGTAAATTACAATTATATGAGTCACAACAGCAAGGCAATGAAAGGATTCTCTTGTTAAGTTTTTATGCTTTTTAAATGAATACATATACGTACAGTGTATGCCGTGAGTGAACAGATTTGCCACAAAGTCTGAATGCGTGTTTAACTAAAGCCTAACTACATGTAGATGTAACCATTTATATTTATGTTTGCAATTATATATTGAAAGGTTGTGCAAGGAAAATTCCTTTAAACGAATTGAACACGACTCACCTGCACGGTACTCCGCCGTTTGTATAACTTGCAGCAAAAGAAGACTTTGGCGTCGTGTCATTAAACTTAAACCAAAGAGATGAATTCAGGTTACATTTGTTTACTGTATTAAGACCTTGGCCTTGAGCTGTCAACatcgtaaaaaaattaattatttatatcgGTTTGAGCTAAACTAAATCCATACCACgatgtaaaaaaataactgcAGGATTGAATGAAGGAAGAATCGTTATCTAAGCTTCTTTGTATAAAGAGGTAATTCTAAGGAATATTTCCCTACCGGATCCACAGTCTTTGGATTCAAGACGTCTGAAGGACGATGTCTCGTTGCGGACTTGAAAGCTGGTGTTGGAACCTTTGCCGCGGGGACGAATCGTTTTGAGCTACCATCAGAACTGTTCAGACGCTTCTTGGTATCAGTGCTTCTTGGTGTTGGTGTTTTACTTCCTTGCACAAGCGGAGAAGGAGGTTTCTTTCCACGAGAAACCACTTGGCTGCGGTCGCCATGTAGCGACGCAGAAGCCATTTTGTTTACTCCTATGCAAATTTCCCGAGTGGGGTGGGGAGACAATTTATGCCTTGTGAGGGTAGAGAGAGGAGAATGCTGGTGGTTACCCAAGCTAGGATTAAGCTTCTTTGACCACAGATCTTGAGCACGTTGCCGAGTACGTTTGCGAGCGCGAGACAATTATGTCAATTCAGGTTTCAGGTGTTTATTGCCTCCCAATTCCAATTTGTTGCTGCTGTTTTCTATTCACAAAAGATGAGGCAAGATCGGTGTTTTTGAATATGATATATACACAGTCTAATTTTATTGTCTGTAGCTCCTTTCTTAGTTAATTGGCACGCCAAAATacttttaacactttaacccTTTCCTCAACAGCGCTTTCTCTCTCCAAACTTTTTAAAGAATTCCTGAACATAGCCTTCACAAGGCGTTCTAGATCGATTTATTGTGGCTGTCAAGGTTTATTAAATTGCGATGAGTGTACCACGCTGAGGAGAGAAAAGTACCCCAATTTATTTCATCCATTTTGAAACCACTGGTGATtcttgtaatctgattggctctcattggtgcgatttattcacgaatcgcaacATGTCttgctctaaatc from Pocillopora verrucosa isolate sample1 chromosome 1, ASM3666991v2, whole genome shotgun sequence includes:
- the LOC131784112 gene encoding PACRG-like protein; protein product: MASASLHGDRSQVVSRGKKPPSPLVQGSKTPTPRSTDTKKRLNSSDGSSKRFVPAAKVPTPAFKSATRHRPSDVLNPKTVDPFNDTTPKSSFAASYTNGGVPCRLVHGSVKHKLQWSTSPDNLPFDPVLITLAEGLRETKHPYTFVAREGFREMLEIDDATSRTLPILPKLIVPLRAALASSDTQVFHSSLEALVQLSSVVGSALNPHLKALLPQVSKRFMDKTQKEIILHALQRLEQNLGKESVPIIKSKIPTYQSVCL